The following are from one region of the Stigmatella ashevillena genome:
- a CDS encoding glycosyltransferase family 4 protein yields MSRSVSGRSRRVAYLMSWFPAVTETFILYEILELERLGIEVEVFPLFGRHGTVRHPGASKLIARAHYRRMVSWALVSAQLYWLWHSPLRYLAAWWMALAGNRHSWGFFVRAFAVIPKAALFAREMQRLQIEHVHAHWATHPTLAALVIQRLTGLDFSFTCHAHDLFMDRTMLDQKLAAASFAVTISEFNRNMLVELYGEQAARKVTVVRCGVDPDIFRPRPRARGVHVPVILCVASLRDYKGHSHLIEACRQLKEEGKRFRCLLVGDGPLRRQLEAEAERAGVQREVEFLGSRRRNEVAALMARADVVVQPSVVAASGQMEGIPVSLMEALASEAPVVATRISAIPELILDEETGLLVPEKDARALCVALLRLLTDRHMAQRLGRNGRRRVLQHFNLRGNVVRLAESLAAGAALPPSPEEAASTPEKLKVREGRTSRRLRQRMRIEKSA; encoded by the coding sequence ATGAGCCGATCCGTGTCCGGACGTTCGCGCCGCGTCGCCTATTTGATGTCGTGGTTTCCGGCGGTCACGGAGACGTTCATCCTCTACGAGATCCTCGAACTCGAGCGGCTGGGCATTGAGGTGGAGGTGTTTCCGCTGTTCGGCCGCCATGGCACGGTGCGGCACCCCGGCGCCAGCAAGCTGATCGCCCGGGCGCACTACCGGCGGATGGTCTCCTGGGCCTTGGTGTCGGCCCAGCTCTACTGGTTGTGGCACAGCCCCCTGCGCTACCTGGCCGCCTGGTGGATGGCGCTCGCGGGCAACCGGCATTCGTGGGGCTTTTTCGTGCGGGCTTTCGCGGTGATTCCCAAGGCGGCGCTCTTCGCACGGGAGATGCAGCGGCTCCAGATCGAGCACGTGCACGCGCACTGGGCCACCCACCCGACGCTGGCCGCCCTCGTCATCCAACGGTTGACGGGCCTGGACTTCAGCTTCACCTGCCACGCGCATGATCTGTTCATGGATCGGACGATGCTCGACCAGAAGCTCGCGGCGGCTTCCTTCGCGGTGACCATCTCGGAGTTCAACCGGAACATGCTGGTGGAGCTCTACGGCGAGCAAGCCGCCCGGAAGGTCACCGTGGTGCGCTGCGGGGTGGACCCGGACATCTTCCGTCCCCGTCCGCGCGCGCGCGGCGTTCACGTGCCGGTCATCCTGTGTGTGGCGAGTCTGCGCGACTACAAGGGCCACTCCCACCTCATCGAGGCATGCCGCCAGCTCAAGGAAGAGGGGAAGCGCTTCCGGTGCCTGCTGGTCGGGGATGGGCCGCTGCGGCGGCAGCTCGAAGCCGAGGCCGAGCGGGCGGGGGTTCAGCGAGAGGTCGAGTTCCTGGGCAGTCGGCGCCGCAACGAGGTCGCGGCCTTGATGGCCCGTGCGGACGTGGTCGTCCAGCCCAGCGTGGTGGCCGCCTCGGGACAGATGGAGGGCATTCCCGTGTCGCTCATGGAGGCGCTGGCAAGCGAAGCGCCCGTCGTGGCGACCCGCATCTCGGCCATTCCGGAGCTCATCCTCGACGAGGAGACGGGGCTGCTGGTTCCCGAGAAGGATGCCCGGGCGCTGTGTGTCGCCTTGCTGCGGCTGCTCACCGATCGCCACATGGCTCAGCGGTTGGGCCGCAATGGCCGCCGACGGGTGCTGCAACACTTCAACCTGCGAGGCAACGTCGTCCGTCTGGCGGAGAGCCTCGCGGCGGGAGCCGCCCTCCCTCCCTCTCCAGAAGAGGCCGCGAGCACTCCGGAAAAGCTCAAGGTCCGCGAGGGGCGCACCTCCCGCAGGCTCCGGCAGCGCATGCGCATCGAGAAGAGCGCCTGA
- a CDS encoding cytochrome P450 → MSASDGIDLMSESFFANPFPTLERLRTQQPVYFFEPYQCFILTRGADIEAVTKSPCFSSRRANEMLGGLGLLGADEASKEMLATWSRLVFFQDPPRHTLLRQLVMKGFTPAALERFRPQLASLVERALEKGRRQGEMDVVADFAEPIAINAIAELFALPEADRPQFMRWSKDLLKPAGVGVGTDEVRNSVRRTSNDMVAYLKDLVEKRRAAPGEDLISQFIAGEEGNLQLAGEAVIQSFQMIGAGFVTSTNQLTNTVLALLNHPEQLLALRQDPGLTRGAIEEGLRHEPAILSINRLCVEDTELGGTRIPKGRFVYAMAAAANRDPAVFPDPDRFDITRAHNRHMTFGVGAHYCPGASLVRLEVEEAVRALLTLPRWERVGRPYDYQGSNLQDRGPSSLHVRFPKA, encoded by the coding sequence ATGAGCGCAAGCGACGGTATCGATCTGATGAGCGAGAGCTTCTTCGCCAACCCCTTCCCCACGCTCGAGCGGCTGCGCACCCAGCAGCCCGTCTACTTCTTCGAGCCCTACCAGTGCTTCATCCTCACACGCGGCGCCGACATCGAGGCAGTCACCAAGAGCCCGTGTTTCTCCTCGCGGCGCGCGAACGAGATGCTCGGGGGCCTCGGGCTGCTGGGAGCGGATGAGGCGTCGAAGGAGATGCTCGCTACCTGGTCGCGGCTCGTCTTCTTCCAGGATCCGCCCCGCCACACGCTGCTGCGCCAGCTCGTCATGAAGGGCTTCACGCCCGCGGCGCTCGAGCGCTTCCGGCCCCAGCTCGCGTCGCTCGTGGAGCGGGCCCTGGAGAAGGGACGGCGTCAGGGGGAGATGGACGTCGTCGCGGACTTCGCGGAGCCCATCGCCATCAATGCCATCGCCGAGCTGTTCGCGCTTCCCGAGGCGGATCGGCCGCAGTTCATGCGCTGGTCGAAGGACCTGCTCAAGCCAGCGGGCGTGGGAGTCGGCACGGACGAGGTGAGGAACTCCGTGCGGCGGACCTCCAACGACATGGTGGCCTACCTGAAGGACCTCGTCGAGAAGCGCCGTGCGGCGCCCGGCGAGGATCTCATCAGCCAGTTCATCGCGGGGGAGGAGGGCAATCTCCAACTCGCGGGCGAGGCCGTCATCCAGTCCTTCCAGATGATCGGAGCGGGCTTCGTCACGTCGACGAACCAACTCACCAACACGGTTCTCGCGCTCCTCAATCACCCCGAGCAACTGCTCGCGTTGAGGCAGGACCCAGGCCTCACCCGGGGCGCCATCGAGGAGGGCTTGCGCCATGAGCCGGCCATCCTGTCCATCAACCGGCTGTGCGTGGAGGACACGGAGCTTGGCGGCACAAGGATACCCAAGGGGCGGTTCGTCTACGCGATGGCCGCCGCGGCCAACCGCGATCCCGCCGTGTTCCCCGACCCGGATCGCTTCGACATCACCCGAGCGCACAACCGGCATATGACCTTCGGGGTCGGCGCTCACTACTGCCCCGGCGCCTCCCTCGTTCGTCTCGAGGTCGAGGAAGCCGTGCGCGCCCTGCTCACGCTTCCGCGCTGGGAACGCGTCGGCAGGCCCTACGACTACCAGGGCTCCAACCTTCAGGATCGCGGGCCCAGCTCGCTGCACGTGCGCTTCCCGAAAGCCTGA
- a CDS encoding DsbA family protein codes for MKSFLSVGAAVVALLGLSTLAVASTPSSENPPEECKPRRGEAIEKQVIPATPRTDAPSMGSADAKVTVEVWSDFECPFCARGADTVKALRETYGDQVRIVFRHNPLPSHKNARLAAAASMAAHEQGKFWEFHDAIFANQDTLDRAALEAVAVKLNLDVERFRRALDSSTWNNYVDMERTESQRRRVTAAPTFFVNGKAIVGAQPLSVFAQTIDAALAH; via the coding sequence ATGAAGTCGTTCCTGTCCGTCGGCGCGGCTGTCGTCGCGCTGCTGGGTCTGTCCACGCTCGCCGTCGCCAGCACGCCGTCCTCCGAGAATCCGCCCGAGGAGTGCAAACCTCGCCGCGGTGAGGCCATTGAGAAGCAGGTCATCCCCGCCACGCCGCGCACGGATGCTCCCTCGATGGGGAGCGCGGACGCGAAGGTGACCGTGGAGGTGTGGTCGGACTTCGAATGTCCGTTCTGCGCTCGCGGGGCGGACACGGTCAAGGCCTTGCGCGAGACGTACGGGGACCAGGTGCGCATCGTCTTCCGGCACAACCCGCTGCCCTCCCACAAGAATGCGCGCCTGGCCGCCGCCGCCTCGATGGCTGCGCATGAGCAGGGGAAGTTCTGGGAGTTCCACGATGCGATCTTCGCCAACCAGGACACGCTGGACCGGGCCGCGCTGGAGGCGGTGGCCGTGAAGCTGAACCTGGACGTGGAGCGCTTCCGGCGAGCGCTGGACTCGAGCACCTGGAACAACTACGTGGACATGGAACGGACGGAGAGCCAGCGGCGCAGGGTCACTGCCGCGCCCACCTTCTTCGTCAACGGCAAGGCCATCGTCGGGGCGCAGCCGCTGAGCGTCTTCGCGCAGACCATCGACGCGGCGCTCGCGCACTGA
- a CDS encoding DUF4215 domain-containing protein has product MQTPHKSPRLASVLLASLVVTLFACGREEDAAFSSTVEDPWKSPGMELEPGCGAPDAGSEPDAGPSEPDAGSALCGDGIKHPSEECDDGNNDLGDGCTPLCKREPRCSNGACEPVCGDGRIEPNSPEACDDGNTLANDGCSPTCQLEPGFLCQVIVEEPPAQLHLPIVYRDFRGYDLPAMSGLPRGHIDFENKSSGSEKGIVAPTLSPTNKPVYAKVGMPSANTHGQAAFDAWFRDVPGINMTVVGTLQLSQAAAGQYVFDDPTFFPLDNAGWVAAGLEPTRLDNDSPRMPRNFSFTSETRHWFQYRGNEVLTFRGDDDVWVFINGRLALDLGGIHGAETGSITLSSVANNLGLRVGGVYPLAVFQAERHTVGSSYRLGLTHFYYPTERTVCVPEPEPLCGNGTVDPGEQCDDGVNSGAYGQCAPGCVLGPYCGDGTTQSSGGEQCDDGINDGGYGQCASGCVFGPRCGDGIVQLAAGEQCDDGNLRSQDGCSAWCQLELP; this is encoded by the coding sequence ATGCAGACTCCTCACAAGTCCCCGCGACTGGCGAGCGTGTTGCTCGCCTCCCTCGTCGTCACGCTGTTCGCCTGCGGCCGTGAAGAAGACGCCGCCTTCTCCTCCACCGTGGAGGACCCGTGGAAGTCCCCCGGGATGGAGCTGGAGCCCGGCTGCGGAGCGCCCGACGCCGGTTCCGAGCCCGACGCCGGGCCGTCCGAGCCCGACGCCGGCTCTGCCCTCTGTGGTGACGGCATCAAGCACCCCTCGGAGGAGTGCGACGATGGCAACAACGACCTGGGCGATGGCTGTACGCCCTTGTGCAAGCGCGAGCCCCGCTGTTCGAACGGCGCCTGCGAGCCGGTGTGCGGCGACGGCAGAATCGAACCCAACTCGCCCGAGGCGTGCGATGACGGCAACACCCTGGCCAACGACGGGTGCTCGCCGACATGCCAGCTCGAGCCCGGCTTCCTCTGCCAGGTCATCGTGGAAGAGCCGCCCGCCCAGTTGCACCTGCCCATCGTCTACCGGGACTTCCGCGGCTATGATCTGCCCGCCATGAGCGGCCTGCCGCGGGGCCACATTGACTTCGAGAACAAGAGCTCTGGCAGTGAGAAGGGAATCGTGGCCCCCACGCTGAGCCCCACGAACAAGCCCGTGTACGCGAAGGTCGGGATGCCTTCCGCGAACACCCACGGTCAGGCCGCGTTCGACGCGTGGTTCCGCGACGTGCCGGGTATCAACATGACGGTCGTCGGCACGCTGCAGCTCTCCCAGGCCGCTGCCGGCCAGTACGTCTTCGACGACCCCACCTTCTTCCCGCTCGACAACGCCGGTTGGGTGGCCGCGGGCCTGGAGCCCACGCGTTTGGACAATGACTCCCCCAGGATGCCGCGCAACTTCAGCTTCACCAGCGAGACGCGCCACTGGTTCCAGTATCGGGGGAACGAGGTCCTCACGTTCCGAGGCGATGACGACGTCTGGGTGTTCATCAACGGTCGGCTCGCGCTGGACCTGGGCGGCATCCATGGCGCCGAGACCGGCAGCATCACCCTGTCCTCCGTTGCGAACAACCTGGGCCTGAGGGTGGGCGGCGTCTATCCGCTCGCCGTGTTCCAGGCGGAGCGACACACCGTGGGCTCCTCCTACCGGCTGGGCCTCACCCACTTCTACTACCCCACGGAGCGCACTGTGTGCGTCCCCGAGCCCGAGCCCCTGTGCGGCAACGGCACCGTGGACCCGGGTGAGCAGTGTGACGACGGCGTGAACAGCGGAGCCTACGGGCAGTGCGCCCCGGGCTGCGTCCTGGGCCCGTACTGTGGCGATGGCACCACGCAGTCCTCGGGCGGTGAGCAGTGCGACGACGGCATCAACGACGGCGGCTACGGACAGTGCGCCTCGGGCTGCGTCTTCGGTCCTCGCTGCGGGGACGGAATCGTCCAACTCGCCGCTGGTGAGCAGTGCGACGACGGCAACCTGCGCAGCCAGGATGGCTGCAGCGCTTGGTGCCAGCTCGAGCTTCCCTGA
- a CDS encoding AAA family ATPase — protein MRIAVSGTHRSGKSTLIDALSDLLPNYVAVDEPYHQLEEEGYAFAETPSVEDFEEQLARSIANLDEDPRDVLFDRCPVDFIGYLLAHEDRDAFDLDEWLPRVRRALRKLDLIVLVGIERPDRITLSASDDEALRLAVDEKLKELLLDDPYALEVEVLEVEGAPSARAKQVLEHLPVQEVQNKI, from the coding sequence ATGCGAATCGCTGTCTCCGGTACTCATCGCTCGGGGAAGTCCACCCTCATCGACGCGTTGTCTGACCTCCTCCCCAACTATGTGGCGGTGGACGAGCCGTACCACCAGTTGGAAGAAGAGGGGTACGCGTTCGCGGAGACCCCGTCGGTCGAGGATTTCGAAGAGCAGCTCGCACGGTCTATCGCCAACCTGGACGAGGACCCTCGCGACGTGTTGTTCGACCGATGTCCGGTGGACTTCATCGGATATCTGTTGGCCCACGAGGACCGCGACGCGTTCGATCTGGACGAGTGGCTTCCGCGCGTGCGCAGAGCCCTCCGGAAGCTCGATCTGATCGTCCTGGTCGGGATCGAACGGCCTGATCGAATCACCCTCTCTGCCTCGGACGACGAGGCGCTTCGCCTGGCCGTTGACGAGAAGCTGAAAGAGCTCCTCCTCGATGATCCTTATGCCCTCGAAGTGGAGGTGCTCGAGGTCGAGGGTGCTCCGAGCGCGCGTGCGAAGCAGGTTCTCGAGCACCTTCCTGTGCAAGAAGTCCAGAATAAGATTTAA
- a CDS encoding glycosyltransferase family 4 protein: protein MGLRIAMLTAVFPPSVGGIQTHTLRLSQRLVAQGAQVVVLTRHHQGLPRQEFMEGVEVLRLGQGDARREVATATYLADSLRVLVSRRGELDVMHAHQMLSPTSVGLLARKALGIPLVINPHACGPQGDVHSLRNAHWLAGGWRLGAARRWADAFVSISEPIREELRASGIGEDRLWRIANGVDLDTFRPAGAEERHALRARLGLPQGPVVTYSGRLAPEKGVDVLLEAWALLVRARPEATLVLLGNGPEEAALRGRVAQLGVGDSVRLMGAVADVPAWLRASDVFALASRTEGLPVALLEGMACALPSVATRVGGTPEVLEDGVHGRLVPSETPGALAKGLLEALDPGTGLRWGAAARERVEARFSLDAIAHRLLQLYGGLVHERAFARSSAGTV, encoded by the coding sequence ATGGGGCTGCGAATCGCGATGCTGACCGCTGTGTTTCCTCCGTCCGTGGGAGGAATCCAGACACACACCCTGAGGTTGTCCCAGCGGCTCGTGGCACAGGGCGCGCAAGTGGTGGTGCTCACCCGCCATCACCAAGGGCTGCCCCGCCAGGAGTTCATGGAGGGCGTCGAGGTGCTGCGCCTGGGGCAGGGGGATGCTCGCCGCGAGGTGGCCACCGCGACCTACCTGGCCGACAGCCTGCGGGTGCTGGTCTCCCGGCGTGGAGAACTGGATGTGATGCACGCACACCAGATGCTCTCGCCCACCAGCGTTGGACTGCTGGCCCGCAAGGCGCTTGGGATTCCCCTGGTCATCAATCCGCATGCCTGCGGCCCTCAGGGAGACGTTCACTCTCTGAGAAACGCTCACTGGCTCGCAGGAGGTTGGCGCCTCGGTGCGGCACGCCGGTGGGCGGATGCCTTCGTCAGCATCAGCGAGCCCATCCGGGAAGAGCTGAGGGCTTCGGGCATTGGGGAGGACCGCCTCTGGCGGATCGCCAACGGCGTGGATCTGGACACCTTCCGTCCCGCGGGGGCCGAGGAGCGCCACGCGCTGCGCGCCCGGCTGGGGCTGCCGCAGGGGCCCGTGGTCACCTATTCCGGGCGACTGGCTCCTGAAAAGGGCGTGGATGTGTTGCTGGAGGCCTGGGCGTTGCTCGTGCGCGCGCGCCCCGAGGCCACGTTGGTGCTGCTGGGAAATGGACCCGAGGAAGCCGCCCTCCGGGGGCGCGTGGCGCAGCTCGGGGTGGGTGACTCCGTACGCCTGATGGGTGCGGTCGCCGATGTGCCCGCATGGCTGCGCGCGAGTGATGTCTTCGCCCTGGCCTCGCGGACCGAGGGGTTGCCGGTGGCGCTCCTGGAGGGCATGGCGTGTGCGTTGCCCTCGGTGGCCACCCGTGTGGGGGGCACCCCGGAGGTGCTGGAAGACGGCGTTCATGGGCGGCTCGTGCCGTCCGAGACTCCCGGCGCCCTCGCCAAGGGGCTGCTCGAGGCGCTGGATCCCGGCACGGGCTTGCGGTGGGGCGCGGCTGCGCGCGAGCGGGTGGAGGCGCGCTTCTCGCTGGATGCCATCGCCCACCGCCTCTTGCAGCTCTATGGCGGGCTGGTTCACGAACGTGCCTTCGCCCGGTCCAGCGCAGGAACTGTCTGA
- a CDS encoding glycosyltransferase: MDKRIRLVEFTNTFHLGGGEVQFLELLRGLPRSRYDIQVLALEATGPLLPEVRKLGLEPETFPLGPSLVHRQTVRQIVRLAQWLKAQRVDLLHVHDFYTTLLAVPACRIARVPVVVGRLDLVHWHGRARHALLAAATHAANHAIANAEAVRRFMREREWFPEERVTVIRNGLRLEHFDARAAASLESPLPSVPEGAPLLTLVANMTHEVKRQEDFLEALAIVRRRHPHATALLVGDGVRRPELEARAQALGLAEAVHFLGHRTDVPAVLRRATVGILCSRHEGLSNAVMEGMAAGLPMVVTDAGGNAELVADGERGFVVPPISPPALAAAITRLLDEPALARRMGLAGRAFVESELTLERMVEAHDALFRRMTGFPSRNGTERSQAA, from the coding sequence ATGGACAAGCGGATCCGACTGGTGGAGTTCACCAATACCTTTCATCTGGGAGGCGGAGAAGTGCAGTTCCTGGAGCTGCTCCGGGGCCTTCCTCGCTCACGCTACGACATCCAGGTGCTCGCGCTGGAGGCCACCGGTCCGCTGCTGCCCGAGGTGCGCAAGCTGGGGCTGGAGCCCGAAACCTTCCCACTCGGGCCTTCTCTGGTCCATCGGCAGACGGTCCGACAGATCGTCCGGCTCGCCCAGTGGCTGAAGGCCCAGCGCGTGGACCTGCTCCATGTCCATGACTTCTATACGACCCTGCTGGCGGTGCCGGCCTGCCGGATCGCCCGGGTGCCCGTCGTTGTGGGAAGGCTGGACTTGGTGCACTGGCACGGACGGGCGCGGCACGCCCTGCTGGCCGCCGCCACGCATGCGGCCAACCACGCCATCGCCAACGCCGAGGCCGTGCGGCGCTTCATGCGGGAGCGCGAGTGGTTTCCCGAGGAGCGCGTCACCGTCATCCGCAACGGGCTGCGCCTGGAGCACTTCGATGCGCGCGCGGCAGCAAGCCTCGAGAGCCCTCTGCCCAGCGTGCCCGAGGGCGCGCCCCTCCTCACGCTCGTGGCCAACATGACCCATGAGGTCAAACGCCAGGAAGATTTCCTCGAGGCGCTGGCCATCGTGCGCCGACGCCATCCCCACGCAACGGCCCTCCTGGTGGGGGATGGGGTGCGGAGGCCCGAGTTGGAGGCCCGCGCCCAGGCCCTGGGGCTGGCCGAAGCGGTCCACTTCCTGGGACACCGCACGGACGTTCCGGCCGTGCTCCGCCGAGCCACCGTGGGCATCCTCTGCTCCCGGCACGAGGGGCTGTCGAACGCCGTCATGGAAGGAATGGCCGCCGGCCTTCCCATGGTCGTCACCGATGCGGGGGGCAACGCGGAGCTCGTCGCGGATGGCGAGCGCGGCTTCGTGGTGCCGCCGATCTCGCCCCCAGCCCTCGCCGCGGCCATCACCCGGCTGCTGGATGAACCGGCCCTGGCGCGGAGGATGGGGCTCGCGGGGCGCGCCTTCGTGGAATCGGAACTGACCTTGGAACGGATGGTCGAAGCACATGACGCGCTGTTCCGCCGGATGACGGGCTTCCCGTCACGCAACGGAACCGAGCGCTCCCAAGCAGCCTGA
- a CDS encoding cellulose binding domain-containing protein produces the protein MKKTWKPCLLAAMSLAVPLGESLAGTADFTVQYQNYNASGPNDSIIEAGIQLKNNTTAAIPLSTVVVRYWFTKDGATTVTPACWWWNTAACPGLSLATGSVSATGADQYVEVRFTSAAGSLAAGASTVPIDLGITFGGAAVNETDDYSYGNQTALTAWSRISVHDVGSAPTGGLRGGTPPSGGTTPPTVAAEFFDDFTYTGPGDAAFTNLWTVRTYAGGPGVEGAAWSASNVSMVSEGSNRLMRLQASTNGSVAGTSHSEVLTKAQKFKFGTYSTRIKFRDTPLSGPRVFGDKYVETFFALTPYSSPSYSEQDYEYLPNGGWGQGNTPTMFLTSFDKNKTASPERKLNYSHDGWHTLVLHSTPSGNVYHIDGVQQASHTAQFAPLINQFLDFQMWFIELGTTDGTPRTYFEEVDWVYFAKDTYLDTNAVNAKVTSLRNASVARKDTVP, from the coding sequence ATGAAGAAGACCTGGAAGCCGTGCCTGCTCGCCGCGATGTCGTTGGCCGTGCCCTTGGGCGAGAGCCTCGCCGGGACGGCGGACTTCACCGTGCAGTACCAGAACTACAACGCCTCTGGCCCCAACGACTCCATCATCGAGGCGGGCATCCAACTGAAGAACAACACCACGGCCGCCATTCCGCTGAGCACGGTCGTCGTGCGCTACTGGTTCACGAAGGACGGCGCCACGACGGTGACGCCGGCGTGCTGGTGGTGGAACACGGCGGCATGCCCAGGGCTCTCGCTGGCCACCGGGAGCGTGTCCGCCACGGGCGCGGACCAGTATGTGGAGGTCCGCTTCACGAGTGCCGCTGGGAGTCTGGCTGCGGGGGCCTCGACCGTGCCGATCGATCTCGGCATCACCTTCGGAGGCGCCGCCGTCAACGAGACGGACGACTACTCGTACGGCAACCAGACGGCACTTACCGCCTGGAGCCGCATCAGTGTGCACGACGTGGGGTCCGCGCCCACGGGAGGCTTGAGGGGGGGCACGCCGCCTTCCGGCGGAACGACGCCGCCCACCGTCGCGGCCGAGTTCTTCGATGACTTCACCTACACGGGCCCGGGGGACGCGGCGTTCACCAATCTGTGGACGGTGCGGACGTATGCGGGCGGTCCCGGTGTAGAGGGGGCGGCCTGGTCCGCGAGCAATGTGTCGATGGTGAGCGAGGGTTCCAACCGGCTGATGCGCTTGCAAGCGAGCACCAATGGGTCCGTGGCGGGGACCTCGCACTCGGAGGTCCTCACCAAGGCGCAGAAGTTCAAGTTCGGCACCTACTCGACCCGGATCAAGTTCCGCGACACACCGCTGTCTGGCCCGCGCGTCTTCGGCGACAAGTACGTCGAGACCTTCTTCGCCCTCACGCCCTACAGCAGCCCCAGCTATTCAGAGCAAGACTATGAGTATCTGCCCAACGGCGGCTGGGGACAGGGCAACACCCCCACGATGTTCCTGACCTCGTTCGACAAGAACAAGACGGCCAGCCCGGAGCGCAAGCTCAATTACAGCCATGACGGGTGGCACACGCTCGTGTTGCACTCGACGCCCTCGGGCAATGTCTACCACATCGATGGCGTGCAGCAGGCCAGCCACACGGCCCAGTTCGCGCCGCTCATCAACCAGTTCCTCGACTTCCAGATGTGGTTCATCGAGCTGGGCACCACGGATGGCACCCCGCGCACGTACTTCGAGGAGGTGGACTGGGTGTACTTCGCCAAGGACACATACCTGGACACCAACGCGGTCAACGCGAAGGTGACCAGCCTGCGCAATGCCTCCGTGGCGCGCAAGGACACGGTGCCCTGA